The following are from one region of the Streptomyces sp. NBC_01304 genome:
- a CDS encoding ATP-binding protein, producing MEVLLSDPGQGTPGSTAARNAQGQLDMSFNICPRDLGFVRRVIATYMTWWHVGDHAAWRMAMAVNELLTNVLQHTEADEEGRRLTRLLVQQVPDGVTAIVSDQDTQVPVHAVASLSGESGRGWHILRDLADETSVTRTTTGKDIWLFIADPPPAEQP from the coding sequence ATGGAAGTTCTCCTCAGCGACCCGGGGCAGGGCACTCCGGGGTCTACCGCGGCCAGAAATGCTCAGGGGCAGCTCGACATGTCCTTCAATATCTGCCCACGAGACCTCGGCTTCGTACGACGCGTCATCGCCACGTACATGACCTGGTGGCACGTCGGTGACCATGCGGCCTGGCGCATGGCGATGGCCGTCAATGAACTGCTGACGAACGTCCTTCAGCACACTGAAGCGGACGAGGAAGGCCGCCGGCTGACCCGGCTGCTGGTCCAGCAAGTCCCTGACGGCGTCACCGCGATAGTCAGCGACCAGGACACGCAGGTGCCGGTCCACGCCGTGGCTTCCCTCTCCGGCGAGAGCGGTAGGGGCTGGCACATTCTGCGGGACCTGGCCGATGAAACCTCCGTCACGCGCACCACCACTGGCAAGGACATCTGGCTCTTCATCGCTGACCCGCCCCCTGCCGAGCAGCCCTGA
- a CDS encoding helix-turn-helix domain-containing protein: MPQPMKKLNPGASPQEWFGNELRTRRLAEELSADALGLLVQVSGDMILLIEKGIYPSCRQVVAQRLDNVLGTEGLFDRAWPMVFGTRDAEKKRADADKRTQRTRPGVAQPYTSSILGRDESSPRTGSRESVDRRNFLHLGGLAALAPYELAQAFAPAELPHPNRISPNEIAQIREFATSLSSWDNQFGGGGIVRSVAGRALQWTAGLVQVQCPEHLHHDLFAAVSRLGIVVGASAFDAYAHDDATKAFTFAADCAEEAGDWHLRAKTYSFLARQAVWIGAPDDGLTYAEKGLVRSDRLTPTMQAMLHTARARAFGKMGNVRDTMVAVGQADEAFSRARPTDDPEWMQYYDAAQHAGDTAHALFDLAMLAGQDPRRAAQRFSMAVHGHSDAFKRSRAISRTKLAALLMAAGDPRQAAQVGHDALDEVGRLTSRRAADDLRQLGAFAAKHPKIQDAVALRERIAATVSA, translated from the coding sequence ATGCCGCAGCCGATGAAGAAGCTCAATCCAGGTGCCTCACCCCAGGAGTGGTTCGGCAACGAACTGCGAACGCGCCGCCTCGCCGAGGAACTGTCGGCAGACGCCCTCGGGCTGCTTGTGCAGGTCAGCGGGGACATGATCCTGCTGATCGAGAAGGGCATCTACCCCAGCTGCCGACAGGTCGTGGCCCAGCGCCTCGATAACGTCCTGGGCACCGAGGGCCTCTTCGACCGGGCCTGGCCAATGGTCTTCGGCACCCGTGATGCCGAAAAAAAGCGGGCTGATGCCGATAAGCGAACTCAGCGCACCCGGCCGGGAGTTGCTCAGCCGTACACAAGCAGCATCCTGGGCAGAGACGAATCATCGCCTCGCACCGGGAGCCGTGAGTCTGTGGACCGACGTAACTTCCTTCACCTCGGCGGCCTCGCCGCACTTGCTCCCTACGAACTCGCCCAGGCCTTCGCCCCCGCCGAGCTGCCCCACCCGAACCGGATCAGCCCCAACGAGATCGCCCAGATCCGGGAGTTCGCCACCTCGCTGAGCAGCTGGGACAACCAATTCGGCGGCGGCGGAATCGTTCGCAGCGTGGCCGGGCGAGCTCTGCAGTGGACCGCCGGACTCGTACAAGTGCAATGCCCGGAGCACCTGCACCACGACCTCTTCGCCGCCGTCTCACGGCTGGGCATAGTGGTCGGCGCCTCCGCCTTCGACGCCTACGCGCACGATGACGCCACGAAGGCCTTCACCTTCGCCGCGGACTGCGCGGAGGAAGCCGGCGACTGGCACCTGCGCGCCAAGACCTACAGCTTCCTCGCCCGGCAAGCCGTCTGGATCGGAGCACCGGACGACGGGCTGACGTACGCGGAGAAGGGCCTGGTCCGATCCGACCGGCTCACCCCCACCATGCAGGCCATGCTCCACACCGCCCGAGCCCGCGCGTTCGGGAAGATGGGCAACGTCCGGGACACCATGGTGGCCGTCGGCCAGGCCGACGAAGCCTTCTCCCGCGCCCGCCCCACCGACGACCCGGAATGGATGCAGTACTACGACGCCGCCCAGCACGCGGGTGACACCGCCCACGCCCTCTTCGACCTCGCGATGCTCGCCGGCCAGGACCCCCGGCGGGCTGCCCAGCGGTTCTCCATGGCGGTTCACGGGCACAGCGACGCCTTCAAACGCTCCCGAGCCATCTCGCGCACCAAGCTCGCAGCACTACTCATGGCCGCCGGTGACCCGCGGCAGGCTGCCCAGGTCGGGCACGATGCGCTCGATGAGGTAGGCCGCCTCACCTCCCGCCGCGCCGCCGACGACCTGCGCCAGCTCGGAGCCTTCGCCGCCAAACACCCCAAGATCCAGGACGCTGTTGCTCTGCGGGAACGCATCGCCGCTACCGTCTCCGCATGA
- a CDS encoding aminoglycoside phosphotransferase family protein: MTTSPAAPARATLEQACREVGLDPLDAEPLRLAENQIWRLPAQRVIVRIARQGQARTAAREVRVARWLADNNVPAVRLVDVTQPAVITGRPVTFWQELPDHEHGTPADVARLLLTLHSLPAPDINLGYLDPFVRIPERLDAATTLSADDAEWLRQLHQDLVCAWAERPAGLPESAVHGDAWPGNLVRTSQGPLMMDLERFSIGPPEWDLVSTAVRRTTTGAVNAAEYEEFCTTYGHDVTEWAGYPILASARELRMTTYAAQHAASNSEWTGQAQHRVDCLRGRCGPRPWRWKGIM; encoded by the coding sequence ATGACCACCTCGCCCGCCGCCCCCGCCCGGGCCACCCTGGAACAAGCCTGCCGCGAAGTCGGCCTGGACCCCCTCGATGCTGAGCCACTCCGGCTCGCCGAGAATCAGATTTGGCGACTGCCGGCACAACGCGTGATCGTTCGCATCGCTCGGCAGGGACAGGCGAGGACAGCAGCCCGCGAAGTGCGCGTCGCCCGTTGGCTAGCCGACAACAACGTGCCGGCCGTACGCCTCGTCGACGTCACACAGCCAGCAGTCATCACCGGACGGCCGGTCACGTTCTGGCAGGAACTACCTGACCATGAGCACGGAACCCCGGCAGATGTCGCCCGCCTCCTGCTGACCCTCCACTCGCTTCCCGCTCCGGATATCAACCTCGGGTACCTCGATCCCTTCGTGCGGATCCCCGAGCGCCTCGACGCGGCAACGACCTTGTCCGCCGACGATGCGGAATGGCTCCGCCAGCTGCACCAGGACCTCGTCTGCGCCTGGGCCGAGCGGCCCGCTGGGCTCCCTGAGTCGGCTGTTCACGGTGACGCCTGGCCAGGCAACCTCGTCCGCACCAGCCAGGGCCCGCTGATGATGGATCTGGAACGGTTCTCGATCGGCCCGCCCGAGTGGGACCTCGTCTCCACCGCGGTACGCAGGACGACGACTGGGGCTGTCAACGCGGCGGAGTACGAGGAGTTCTGCACGACCTACGGACACGACGTCACGGAATGGGCCGGCTACCCGATCCTTGCGAGCGCACGCGAGCTACGGATGACGACCTACGCAGCGCAGCACGCGGCGAGCAACAGCGAGTGGACTGGCCAGGCACAGCACCGAGTTGACTGCCTCCGGGGCCGTTGCGGACCACGCCCCTGGCGCTGGAAGGGAATCATGTAG